The genomic region ATGTAGGGTTATCAAAAGCATTATGAAATCTGTAGGAAGCCAAATACTATAGGTTAATGTGTACGTAAAATATACAGCAATGTAAATCCTTGTTTAAAAGGTTTATTTACAATCCAGCATCCTGAAACCCATTTGAAATCGCTCTTACGAATTATTAGTAATTTTGCGTATGATAGCAGTATGAAATAGCGCGGTCATTTCCAAAACTTTATTAATTTCAGAATTAATAATCAGAGACCGCAGGTAACTTGTGGTGGCCACTGGCTCTGTGATTTCAGAAActgctctctctcgcgcgctgtttgtctatctacctatctatctatctacttatctaactatctacctatctaactatcatctatctatctgtctatctacttatctgtctatctatctgtctatctatctgtctatctatctatctatctatctaactaactacctatctgtctatctatctatctatatgaagtCCTTTCATAACACCGGGTAGACAATGTAGTGGTAAAAACTGCACCTTATGGCTACGTGTTTTAGATAAGCAATACCTATGATACGCACTGATCACAAAAACCGATGATATAGCTTATATAGGCTCTTGAAATGGGCACATGATAGACAACCGCTTTCCAAACACACGTGgtgaaataatagaaatacttaAATTGCCCACATCTTTATCATCTGTTTTTTCCAGGCGAGGACAGTTCAAAGTAATTTTGGGTTGGATCCTTTGGCCAGGCAATTTCGTTTTGGGAACATTCAGGCTTGGTtctagaagaaggaaaagaaaaattatatatatatttatatatatatatatatatatatatatatatatatatatatatatatgtgtgtgtgtgtgtgtgtgtgtgtgtgtgtgtgtgtgtgtgtgtgtgtacacacacacccgtacacatacacacacgcacacacatacgcacacagacacatacacacttaaacacacacacacacacacacacacacacacacacacacacacacacacacacacacacacatatatatatatatattgttatgaatagattgatatagaAACAAGATTTTAAAAATGCAAAATTAGTCGAATCTTAAGCGAAGCCGTATCTCACGAAGccgagaatacacacacagacacacacacacacatgtatatatatatatatatatatatatatatatatatatatatatatatatatatatatatatatatatatatgtatgtatatatatatattatatatatatatacatatatatatatatatatatatatatatatatatatatatatatatatatatatatatatacatatgtatgtatgtatgtatgtgtgtgtggattgttaTGAAAAGATTAATGTATAAACTAAATTTTGAAAATGCAAAATTAGTCGTTGAGTCTTAAGCGAAACCGTTCTCAGGAACCCGAGAAAAAATGTGGGAGCTAATATGTTGGCTTGGCTACTCGAATTTCTCGGTGCAAATTAGTCACAGATCATCTTCAGACCAGTTATTTTTCGCGAGATTCgagattcgagagagagagagagagggagagagagagagagagagagagtaggatgggaggataaaaagaaagagaaaggaagagaaagagagagagagaaggggagaataaaaagagagaaatggagagagaaagagaatgagagagagagatagagatagatagatagatagagatagatagatagatagatagatagagagagagagagagagagagagagagagagagagagagagagagagagagagagtgggatggaagaataaaaagaaagagaaaggaagagagacagagagagagacagaatgaaggagaaagagagggggagagagcgagagaaagaaattctTCTAATTCACAAGTCTGGTTGAAAGTTAAAATCTATATTCAATTCCCGGAATAGAATCCTCTGGTAAACGTATTTTGTCTTCGTTCCCTCGCATAAGACGCGTGAaatagcttaaaaaaaaagatcaaaaaacATTTCAGATTTCTCGGCCGTTTGGTAATCTGTGGCGTAAAGATTGAATCCCTTACGGTGGTTTTTGATTCCTTGGTCCCTCTCGTCCTCTGTGGAATCGGATTGTTTTGGGCGTCTTAGATGATGTTatataaatgatagatataaatgtgaaaTTATATGACTACTTTAAGTCTATGAAtttaaaaacgaataaaaaagaatgaacttgaaggaaagagaaaagaaatactcTCCCCCCGATGCAATAAAGGAGTGAATCAGTTTCTGTTCGTATTGATATTCAAATATCAAAGGAACGTTATAATTGAGACATATgcatacaacatatatgtatgtatatatatatatatatatatatatatatatatatatatatatatatatatatatatatatatatatatatatatatatatatatatacttatatctatatatatttatatatatatatatatgtgtgtgtgcgtgtgtgagtgtgtgtgtgtgggtgtgtgtgcgtgtgtttttgtgtgtgtttatgtgtaaatgtgtgtgtatgtatgtatgtctatatgtatttatgaatatgcatgtgtatatatatatatatatatatatatatttatgtatatatatatatatatatatatatatatacatatatatatatacatatatatatatatatgtatatatatatatatatatatatatatgtacatatacatatgtatatatatatacatatatatgtatatacacatatgtatgtatgtatatatatatatatatatatatatatatatatatatatatatatatatatatatatatatatatatatatatatatatatatacagagagagagagagagagagagagagaaagagagagagagagagagagagagagagagagagataggtaggtgggtagttagatagacagatatatagattaagatacaaatatagatatagataaagataaacatatacatgcctatacatatacacaaacaaacataaaagcatatacaaatatataaaaatatatattcatatatatatatatatatatatatatatatatatatatatatatatatacatatatatatatacatatatatatatatatatatatatatatatatatagatatagatatgtatatatatatatatatatatatatatatatatatatatatatatatatatatatatatatataaacacacacacacacacacacacacacacacacacacacacacacacacacacacatatatatatatatatatatatatatatatatatatatatatatatatatatatatatatatacatgtatatatatatatatatatatatatatatatatatatatatatatatatatatatatatatatatatatatatacaaatatgtgtgtgtgtgtgtgtgtgtgtgttcttctgtatgtatgcatatatcctacatctcttttttcccatttgaCAGTAAATTGAAAACTAAAATATAAAAGCTTCAAATGTAATTAGTTTTTCATTCTTTgggttttaattttttctttgttctgtccTTTATATCTCATAAAGTCTTTTCAGCGTCCTACATATGATTAATCTTCTACGTTCCATCATTcataaaactttttctttttcatgagaATATTGAATAATTAAAATAGAANNNNNNNNNNNNNNNNNNNNNNNNNNNNNNNNNNNNNNNNNNNNNNNNNNNNNNNNNNNNNNNNNNNNNNNNNNNNNNNNNNNNNNNNNNNNNNNNNNNNNNNNNNNNNNNNNNNNNNNNNNNNNNNNNNNNNNNNNNNNNNNNNNNNNNNNNNNNNNNNNNNNNNNNNNNNNNNNNNNNNNNNNNNNNNNNNNNNNNNNNNNNNNNNNNNNNNNNNNNNNNNNNNNNNNNNNNNNNNNNNNNNNNNNNNNNNNNNNNNNNNNNNNNNNNNNNNNNNNNNNNNNNNNNNNNNNNNNNNNNNNNNNNNNNNNNNNNNNNNNNNNNNNNNNNNNNNNNNNNNNNNNNNNNNNNNNNNNNNNNNNNNNNNNNNNNNNNNNNNNNNNNNNNNNNNNNNNNNNNNNNNNNNNNNNNNNNNNNNNNNNNNNNNNNNNNNNNNNNNNNNNNNNNNNNNNNNNNNNNNNNNNNNNNNNNNNNNNNNNNNNNNNNNNNNNNNNNNNNNNttttttctttttttttctttccttttttctttctttttttattttattttcttttttttttctttccatttttctttcttttctttccatttttctttctatgttttattatttttttccatttatttttcttgcttttttctttcttcctttcatttacatgcactttatttttctttagcaTCATCATCCCGTTGTTTCCTCgtgtgtttttccttctctttatttcctcgacagttttattcatcttctttctttccaagACCTTTATTGCAGCatcttgttatgttttttttcctgacaCATTTTCCTAgtcataaagcacacacacacacacacacacacatacacacacacacacacacacacacacacacacacacacacacacacacacacacatacacacacacacacacacacacacacacacacacatacacacacacacgcacacacacatacacacacacacacacacacacacacacacacacacacacacacacacacacattcacacacacacacacatacacacacacacacacacacacacagacacacacacacatacacacacacacacacacacatacacacacacacacacacacacacacacacacacacacacacacacacacacacacacacacacacacacacacacacacacacacacacacatacacacacacacacacacacgcacatacacacacacacacacacacatacacacacacattaatatttttatagtgAAATGTGTTAATTCTTAATTACttctaaatgaaaataataataccaacagatAACAAATAGCATTAAGtactaataacgaaaaaaatatacacaacctacaaaaaaaaagaaatgcaaaatacaaaaacaaccaAGAAATAAATTAGAGTAAGGTACTCACGAACAACTAACAAATAAAACTAAGAACACACGAAAAAATCCACACACAGAACACAATTTCAGTGTGTTTGCACTGACTTCCCACCGGTGCCCAAGCTGAAATTAAATCGCAAACTGCTGTCGGGGTTTAAATCATGTGATGTTGATATGCAGACCTTTTCCTTAATTATTTTTGAGAGGACGTATTTTTTTGCAACGGAGTTacggaaatgggaaaggaaatgaCTTGGAATCATTTCACATCAAATCTCGCTCTCAGACATACTTTAATTCTAACGAAATTGGAATACGTAATGTAAAATTGTCTTTTCATTATCGCTTGTGTACgtctttcttattttgtattcttCTTCGGCTAAtactctgttattatttttaactttCATCTCTAAAGttccttctttttattaatcAGTTGAAATAGATATCTGATATGTGCTTTTTCTCACGAttgtttatattcttcttctaATCATTAATCGTCCTTTCTCGCTAATCGTTTTTCCTTTAGCTTTCACTCCTTGCTATTTTGTTCTTTTATCCTTGACTCAGTTCATTTATGAATGCAGTAAATTCCCTCCAACTTGAATAATCTATGTGACGATCAagttattctatctttctcttcttctctctttatcacctcgTTGCTTCGTCTTCTCgctttcactcttactcttatcGCCAAACGAACAAAAGCGAGGAAAAGACAATGTGCGTCGGGCATCCTATCGCGTCGGCACGTTCGGAACCATTATCGGCGCCGAGATTCGCCTCCGCCGTGAACAATGAACACTTAACCGTATCTGTGGCCGCCCCCGATTGATTAGGGCAATCCAACCACCGCCTCCACTTGCTGTCGCTCTCGGGTCTCAGTGCCTGCTAATGACGGTGATCAAGACACGCCTGTTCTAGTGCTCTTCATCTGACTTGTACCTGTCAGTGTGTGCAACGTGGGCTTTCCAAGATCTCGAGCGCCATTTGAATTCGAGTCTTTGGGATAGTGGAATatcatttcattccttttctttattctgtgtttatacatattccAGCCTGGCCGCGGTATAAACTGAAACCATTCGGGAATTAGAGAGAGGAGCTTAAACTGGAATATTCAAAGAGCACGCGCATTCACACGTCATGACACTTCTTGTGGAAAATCCAATGACTATCAATGACCCCGGAAATGGCGTCTTCAAAGTACCTCCATTCCTCTCACACTCTGAGAAAAAACCCTGTCTGAAGAATCCTAATCGTATGGTGGGAAGGAAGTACGTGAACAGAACAAATCAAGAGGAGAGCCAAGGAAAAGAACATGAAACGAGACTTGGTAGGTTCGTTTCTTTGGAAAAGGGCAAGATTTTCTGCAATACAGATGTGAATGAAATTGAGAGGCAGGAGTATACTCTTGAATCTCATGTGCGCAAAAATAGCGAAGATGATACGACAGAAATAAAGTCAAAAATCGACGAACAGGACGAAGACGTGCATATGGAGTCATGTGATGGACCACAGACACGAAAAAATCCGTTTGAAACATCAAAGATTCACGACTGTCTGTTATGCTGCACGAATGGCCACTTCAGAACGACCACAGGACCCTTCAGCGAGTTCGAGTCCAATTGCGGATGCACGACTCACGACCTGGTGGACTGGACGACCCGCGTCACGTGGTGCAGCCTCTCCCTCAGACATCAGTACAAGGTGCACGAAGTCACGACCCTGAGTTCTTACAGATCCCAAGACGACAACAGAGTCCTTCCGTTTAGTCGTGTTGGGTTTCACGACGTTCAAAACCCAAAGGCCTTCGATTCTTCTATTGCATCTCCTGCCCAAGGCGTAAATGGAACCAACAATGAGGATGCGCAACATAAATCAGTATTAAGGGAATTGCTAGACACTTCGCCGAACATCAAAGAAGCGAACGAAGTCCCGCTAAAATACGAGAGTAAGGTCCTCCAGAATCAGCACCTATTTATTTGTTGCCAAGTTGTATCGATTGCTTGAATGCACACGATATGAAATTGTACTTTTATATACACTGTTTAACGAATATATGTAATACGTATACACATAACTACATACAGCCTTTATGATATAAAAAGACCAAGACACATAAATCAAGAAAATTCCAGTGGAATCTAAGAGCTAATATCGTACACGTTGTCCCTTAGCTGAGAGGCCTTACGTCTGCCCCCATCCTGGATGCAGGCGATCCTTCTGCCGGAACGAGGAACTGACCCGACACATGCGGATCCACTCGGGACACCGACCTTTCCTATGTATGGTGAGTACAAGCGCTGGagaatttcacacacacgcacttacacacacggaaacccacccacacacacacacacacgcacacacacacacacacacacacacacacacacacacacacacacgcacacacacacacacacacacacacacacacacacacacacacacacacacacacacacacacacacacacacacacacacacacacacacatatatatatatatatatatatatatatatatatatatatatatatatatatatatatatatatatatatttatatataaatgtatatgtatatatatacatatatatatacatataaatatatatatatatatatatatatatgatatgtatatatatatatatatatatatatatatatatatatatataatatgtatatatatatattatatatgtataaatataaatatatatatataaataaataaatatatatatatatatatatatatatatatatatatatatatatatatttatatatataattatatatatacatacgtatatatatatatatatatatatatatatatatatatatatgcatatataaatatatatatatatatatatatatatatatacacatacatatatatatatatatatatatatatatatatatatatatatatatatatatatatatatatatatatatatatacacacacacacacacacacacacacacacacacacacacacacacacacacacacacacacacacacacacacatatatatatatatatatatatatatatatatatatatatatatatatatatatatatatacacatatatatatatatatatatatatatatatatgtatatatatatatatatatatatatatatatatatatatatatatatatatatatatatatatatatatatatatatatatatatatatatatatatatatatatatatatctgtgtgatagataggtagatagatatgtatatacatatacatatatacacacacacacacacacacacacacacacacacacacacacacacacacacacacacacacacacacacacacacacacacacacacatatatatatatatatatatatatatatatatatatatatatatatatatatatatatatatatatatatatatatatatagacacacacacacatacacactgagggACCGAGGATATAAGTAGCCCAATTACCGACCGGCAATTCagtgtcccttccctcctcctcgcagACCTGCAACCGGCGGTTCGTCCGGAGAGACCACCTGGCCAAGCACGAGCGGACTCACCTTCCTCCTGATGACAAGCGCACCTACGAGTGTCCCCTGCCCGCCTGCGCTCACAGGTGGGTGGGCGCTGTCTGTGttcgggtttatatatatatatatatatatatatatatatatatatatatatatatatatatatatatatatatatatatatatatacatatatatatatatgtatatatatatattaaatatgtaaatatatgtatgtgtatatatatatatatatatatatatatatatatatatatatatatatatatatatatatatatatgtatatatatgtgtg from Penaeus vannamei isolate JL-2024 chromosome 26, ASM4276789v1, whole genome shotgun sequence harbors:
- the LOC113803985 gene encoding uncharacterized protein, which encodes MTLLVENPMTINDPGNGVFKVPPFLSHSEKKPCLKNPNRMVGRKYVNRTNQEESQGKEHETRLGRFVSLEKGKIFCNTDVNEIERQEYTLESHVRKNSEDDTTEIKSKIDEQDEDVHMESCDGPQTRKNPFETSKIHDCLLCCTNGHFRTTTGPFSEFESNCGCTTHDLVDWTTRVTWCSLSLRHQYKVHEVTTLSSYRSQDDNRVLPFSRVGFHDVQNPKAFDSSIASPAQGVNGTNNEDAQHKSVLRELLDTSPNIKEANEVPLKYETERPYVCPHPGCRRSFCRNEELTRHMRIHSGHRPFLCMTCNRRFVRRDHLAKHERTHLPPDDKRTYECPLPACAHRYTRSDALTRHMWTAHHIRARQPSRPRVSSNRPRSQTPHTPMQGR